The window GAAGAAAGATTCAGGAATTAACATAGGGAAATAAGCATTACGGTGACCAGTTTCTTTAAAACGGCGATCCATCTCCCCCTGTATATGCTCCCATAATTCATAGCCATCCGGTTTAAATGCGATACATCCACGTACTGGTGTATAGTCCATTAAATCTGCTTTTTGAATTGTGTCAATGTACCATTTTGAAAAATCATTTGTTTGTTGTGACATCTTTTTTCCTCCTAATATTTGAAAACTCGGCAATCAATATCCCTTTACGAAAGAGAAATGCCTTAGTTGCACTTATGCAGATAAAATTTTGAAAACCTTTTACCTTCCTAAATACAAATTTGATGTAAGCGACCCGTTGCTACGCTGTAAAATGGTAGTTAATCCAAGCTTTGGTTTAATTTGCTCTAACTAAACCTTCTACCTATAAAGACATAGGGGAATTGATTCTAGCTGTAAGCAAATAAAAAGCACAAAGCGTCCTTATAAAAAGGACGTCTTTGTGCATTAATAGACGTGGTACCACCTTAATTTGGTAATAGCGATATTGATTTGAACGCATTTACCCTCTAGGCGTTTGTAACGATAACGAATCGGCAAGTCTGACTTGCATCTCCGTGATAGGTTTCAACAAGAAGAGGTGATATAGCTCTCAGCAATTACTATATTTTCTGTCTCACAATTCTCATTTACTTGGTCACATCATAGATTATTTCATATTGTTTATACTGTATCAAATAATAGAAAATAATTCAATCTATGTGAAATATTTTCTTACTATGTGTTGTGTGCTGTTTCGAGGAAGTTGTAATCGTATTTTTTTCATATAGCTCGGATTATGTTCGTATAACAGAAATTGAGTAGAAATGTAAAAAGATTTGCGTGCCTCCTCTTAAACAAAAAACCGCGAATGCTTAATAAATGAAGCAATTCGTGGTTTTAGATCATGCTCTAATTTTTTATTTTTTGAAAATAATCTGCTGAGGATTGTATGACTTTCTCCAATTTTTCCTCTATGAAATTGGTACGCTCAAACAAAATGGAACGTAAATGATCAACCTGACGAAGTATTTTCTCCATCAATCCTTCATGATCATCGACACGGCTTAGTACATCTTTTTGAGTTTCGTCAACACTTGTAATTTGATCTAAAATTTGCTGATTTACGGTATTTTGAGCCTCCATATGCTGTTCTACCTTTTCGTTTGCTGACATTACTTGTTCTACACGGGAAATTAAAACTTTATTCATCGAAGTGAATTCTTCCAAAATCTTTACTATTTCTTTATGTTCGATTTCAACATGATGGATTTGGCTAACTATTCCTTTTTGTGATTGGTTAATTTCATTCACTTGATGAAGTAGATCATTATGGATGCGTTGATCGTAATTGATTGTTTGTTGCATGATATTATTTTGGTCTTCGATTTTTTCCAACCAATCAATCACTTGATGCTCCATTGCTTCTTGATGCTCTTGGAGCTCTTTTAACTCATTTATTCGTTTATCTAATTTTTTATATTGAATGGATTGATGTTGATTCCAATCGTTTTGCGAAAGCTGCATATGAACAAAACTATGTTGTAGCTTTCGATTTTCAACCAGCTGTTGTTCGATTAACTCAGACAAGTAATCTCGTCGAAACTCAACCTGATTTGGTTCTGGAACTGTCTCTGTATTACAAAACACTCCTGGGTGCTCTTTGTTGATGTAAATTGCCATTTAATGGACACCCCCCCTTTTTACCCTCTATAGTGTATGCGACATTCGCCTTTGAGGATACAAAAGAAAGTTGTTCAAGTCATTTTAATGAATTTAGTTCTTCTTTATCTCAAGCTCCTTTTTTATTAGCGTTACATTTTCGTTGTGACTATTAATCTGATCTTGCCTATATTTATAGCCTTGTATTAAAAACTGATGGTCGAGATTGTCACTGACAGCATTTCGAAGCTCTTGTATATAGCGATAAGAAAGCACTTTTCTAAAGATGATTTCCTCCTTGATGTCTGTTGCCGTGCCATGTCCTGGTACCAGGAGCTTGATATCATGAGAACCTAAAATTTTATCTGTCTTGGCAATTGTTTGCTCATACTTCTCACTACTATCATAAATAAACGGGAATTCAACATCGGACAAGTAATCTCCTGCTACCCATACTCCTACAGGTTCCACTACAACGAATATACCATCATTTGTATGCCCTTCAGCTTTATAGAATGTAAGCTTTGTCTTACCGATTTCAAGCTCTTGACCATCCTCGGTAATTGGAATGTCAACAGGAGGATACAATATTGGGTAATTTCGATCTAAATAATATTGGTCATCGAATTGTTGAATCTGATTTAATATCTCTTCTGTATCTTCTCTTTTATTAAATGCTTCGCTAGCAATAATGATCGAGTCTTGGAAAGCTCCGTATCCTAAAATGTGATCCCAATCAGAGTGCGTAAAAATTAAATAAATTGGTTTATCTTCCTTCCATCTATCAACATGTTGCCGAATTTCAACCACTTCTTCAGGAAGTAAAGTTGGATCGACTACTATTATGCAATCTTCAGTTCGAATAACAAGGGATGTTGTTTTAAATAATACGCTTTGAAAAATTGTAACATGATTAGTTTGATATTTTATCAAATAGCTTCACCCCTAAATAGTACGTTTTGTTTTGTAAAAAATGCTGGATTTGTTGTCTTAACTCGAAGTTTTTCGTATAAAAGAAGTGTACGCATCATAATTATGACGGTACACTTTTTATTTATGCTTGATTCTATTATTCTACTACTAAATTTAAAAAACTTCTTATTTTAATGCTATTTCACTTTAAAAGTTTTTACATAATTCTCTAGTTCTTCTGCCATCTGCTTCGATTCAATAGAACGATTTGAAATTTCTTGGATACTCGCAGACGATTCTTCAGATGCAGCTGCGATATTATTCATTGTGTTTTCAATCTCGTGTATCGAATGTGCCAATTCTTGAATTCTTTGAACAATCTCATCAGACTTTGCCGTTTCAGTAGATAATAGCTCCGACATAGTCGTAATTTCTGAAACCGTTTCTGATACTGCAGTGTATATACTGTGTAATGCATCGGTAGTTGATTGTACTGTTTGACTACCTTTTTCGATATACTTTTCATTTTCCTGAGATGAAACCAATACATTTCCTATACGTTCCATGATATCTTTGATAAGCTTTTCTACTTCTTTTACTTCTGTATTTGATTGTTCAGCTAGTTTACGAACTTCTTCTGCTACTACAGCAAATCCCTTTCCATGTTCACCTGCTCTTGCCGCCTCAATAGAAGCATTTAGAGCCAATAAATTAGTCTGTGAAGCAATGCCTGCAATTGAGATAGTAATATGTTTAATTTTTTCAGCCGAATTAACAAGCTGTTGAATTGTATTACTTACAACTTGAGATCCTGTACGAATTTTTTCCATGTCAAGACGAATTTCTTTTGCACGTTCTTCACCTTTTGAGGCAACTTGCATTGTTTTATGAGAGTTTTCTACTGTGCTATCAGCCTTACTCTTCATAGTTTGTAAGTCTTCAGCTAATTTTGATAAAGCATTGGATGCATTATCCGCATGATGCATACCATCAGTCATTGCACTGGACACTTCATCAATATTATTAGATACTACTTGCATTGAATCATTAATTTCAGATAAAGAACTTGCCGTTTCATTTGCATTTCCTGTTATTTGATGTGATGTAGCTGTCATTGTAGCAATCATATTTTGAAGTTTATAGGTCATGATATTTAATGTATTGGCTAAATCGCCAATCTCATCATTACTTTTAACTGCAGTCGGTTCAACAGTCAGGTTCCCCTCAGTAATCTCTTTTGATTGATTAATCAATAAAGATATCGGTTTCGTTTTTCGACGAATTAAGAAAGCTGTGACAATTGTTGCGAGAAGCATTGGAATGAGGCTAAGCAGGATTCCTCCGCTTACTACTCCCCAGGTACGTTCCGTTACAATTTCCGCATTAAAATCTATAGCACTGATTGCTATAATTTCTTTTGATGGATCATGATCTTCATAAATTGGTGCATACCCGGTTAGTCTTTCAATTCCAGCAAATTCATAGGCTTCAGAATAGGTAGGATGCTTCATTTCTAAAAGCATTGAAACAGCTGCTTTGTCATATTCGAATGCATCACCCGGTTTAAATCCTTGCGCCTTCAAGTTATCATCTACCGCTATCAAATTTCCATCTAAATCCACAATATATTGATTCTCAAATATCTCTTTATGAGCAGTTGTCCAATTTAGTTGTTCACCAATGTTCGCTTGTGATCCAACATCACCAGCAATCGCTTTTACTATTTCTATTGGGTCGATTAGGCCCGTCGTAATATTGGCACAACCATATGCTTCGATACCTGCTGCATCGTATAATTTATCATATGCTGTTTTGTATGTAGCAACTGAAGTAATAAGGATCATCACAACCAGTATACCTGCAATAATAGTACCGAGCTGAAATGTTAAAGAATTTTTGAATTTCATTTATGTCCACCTTCGTTTTTTCAATAATAAAATCTATCATACTATTAAAAGATGTATCTTAAAAGCATGTTTTAGAGTCAACAATTAAAGCTTATTTACAATTCACACCAATTAGTCAATTATTTGTCACATTTCATAAAATAGTACTAATTATTTCTTCTTTTTTATTCGATTAGGGAAATTTTAATTATCATTCAACTCAAAAATCATAGCTAATTCATCCTAAGATTCTACCTATTTTATTATCGAACTCTCAAGGATAAACTTTAACAGGATGCGAGTATATATTTTAATTCTACTTAAAAAAACTAAGGTAAAATCCCATTAATATTGAAAAAAGCTCCCACTTTATATAAAGTAGGAGCTTTTTGCTTTGCATTAAATTCTATACCAGAATTTATATTATTGTTCTTTTGGTGGTTCTACAATTCCTAAACACCACGTAAAATTATCCCATGCAGAATACCAGCCATTGAAAAGTTCAGAAGAGTCATCCCAACGAACTTCAAATTTCTTTTTCCCTTCAGAGTCGACTAAGTAAAGGGCAAGCGTTGGATCTACTTTTGAAACAGCTAATTTCATACCTTCTTGTAGCTGTTCTTCAGTGAATTCAACATCTGATACTGAACGTACCTGTGCTTGTTCAAATACTGGTTTGTTAATAATTTTATAGTTCATCATAAGCCTCCAATAAAACTTTCTCTTCCTAATCGGTTCCTATATAAATAACATTTACAGGACTATGAAAGTATATCTTATTTTTCAATTAGCAATTAATACAACCCAAATACTTGTGGTTATGCCGTCCAATTATTTTAACATAAATACAAGCGTACTAACATTCCACTTTTATATTTATATAAAATAAATTTATTTAATAAGGATTATATGTGCAAACGATTATTTTTTAAAAAGTCCTATCCATTTAATTCCATGTTAACATAATTTTTATTATAAACAAGATTTATAAGATAGATTTAACCCTTTTCAAACTCATATAAAATATGAAAAAGCAGCGTTAATTGGATTTTAACACTGCTTTAAAAATTTTAAGATAACGGTTCGTTTTTCATTCGTTGTATTGCATGTTTTCGACGCTCATTTTTTTCTTGTAGATGTTCCAGCTCTTCTTCCCCTGCAAATTCCATGCTGATTTCAGCTTCTTGCATATTGTCTTTGGTATTATTAATCATTTCTTCTTTACTAACGAATTTTTTTGGTCTCCCGGGTACAGACTGTGGGTTTTGTTTCATAAAAATAACCTCCTAATTTTAAATTACAAAATTAGTTTGTTTTTCTTTGTTTCATTTATACTTCATTAAAATAATACTGACTTTTTTGGTTATGTTAAATGGGAAATCGTTATTATTTTAAACAATGCATTGCTTCTTCTGCTTTATGCCAGGGAACTGAATAACCTTTCCCTTTAGCACAAAAAATACTGGTAGAAGTATATTCTGGATCTGCATCCTTATCATAATCAATTTGTTCAATTACTTCCTCTGCATTATGGCAAGAATCATAGCCACAATATTGAAGAGAAAGAACACCTTTACCATTGGTATATGCAGCATAGATCGTACTGTAATTCATAAAAGTTGATACAGGTACCTTACCAGTGACGGTAACTTGGTCTTCCGTCGTTATAGGCTTATCAAATTGCCCGCTTGCTTGCTGAATATCTGTCAGCATTCTGCCTATATACTCTAAGGAAGCCTTCATTTTAAATCGGTAATAAGGTTCTAATAGCACATTTTGAGCTTGTTCAAGCCCTTGACGAAGTGCCCGGTATGTTGCTTCTCTAAAGTCTCCACCTTCTGTATGCTTGTTATGTGCACGTCCTATTAATAAAGTAAAGCGTATATCTGTTACCGGATACCCTGTAAGTAAACCATGGTGTTCTCGTTCAAACAGATGTTTTTCAATTAATCGTTGATGTCCGACTGATAAATCATCTGCATGGCATTCATTTTTGAATTGAATGCCCGAACCTCTTGGTGTTGGCTCCATTTTCAAATGAACTTCTGCATAATGCTTCAGCGGCTCAAAGTGTCCATAGCCTATGCAACTATTTTGAATCGTTTCCATATATAAGATTTTGGGGTCTTCAAATAGAACATCAATTCCAAAACGCTCCTTTGTCACTTCTATCAATACCTCTAACTGAATAACACCCATTACATGCACGTTGATTTCCTGAAACTTCTCACTCCAAACTACTTTTAAAGTCGGTTCTTCCGCGTCTAAAATACGGAAATAGCGAAGAATTTCTTTTATATGCTCGCTACCTTTATAAACCACCTTAGCCTGTAACGTAGGAACAAGTTCAAATTCCTCTTGAACGATTACTTCATTGCCAATTACATCGCCAATTTGAGGATGATTTAGTCCTTTAACTGCAAAGATTTCACCTGCTGCTACCTGTTGTACGGATTCAAAACGATTACCGTTATATAAGCGTACTTCAGTTACTTTTTCTGTAATCTCACCAAATAGAAGCTCATCACGAACAGTTAAAGAACCTTGTAATGCTTTGATAAAAGTAATCCGTTGATTTTTCTCGTCATGTCGAATTTTAAATACTTGTCCTTTGAATGGTAAGCTATTATCAAAAATTGTTGGCGTAAGAAGGGATATTTGATCAAAGAATTCCTTTACTCCAACATCCCTTAGAGCTGACCCTGCCATACAAACAAAGGCACGTTCATCGGAAATCATGGAAAGAAATGATTCGAAAAACAAGCTATAGTCAATTTTCCCTTCCATATATTGCTCTAATAAAACTTCATTTCTTTCAGCTATCCATTCAAGAACATTTTCTGAAATATATTCGGGAGTCATTTGTTTATCGATTAAAATTGCATCTTCTGACAAATCTTTTTGAATAGCTTGCATGACCTCTTGAATATTTGCCCCTTCACGGTCTATTTTATTGATAAAAATAAAGGTCGGTACATGATATTGTCTTAATAAATTCCAAACGGTTTCTGTATGCCCCTCTATTCCATCAACAGCACTAATTATTAAAATAGCATAGTCCATGACACGAATTGCTCTTTCCATTTCTGGCGAGAAATCGACATGCCCAGGTGTATCAATTAAAGTATATGTATCCCGTTTAAACTGAATCCTTCCTTGTTCAGCAAAAATCGTTATACCGCGTTTTTGCTCAATGGAATGATTATCTAAAAAAGCGTCTTGATGATCCACTCTTCCCCGTTCTTTTATACTGTTAGTATGATATAGCACCTGCTCTGAAAAAGTTGTTTTTCCAGCATCAACATGAGCAAGAACGCCAATTGTTTTATACATCTAATCCCACTTTCTAGTTGTTCGATAAATTGATTGTAGCAAATTATTAAAGAAAAACCCTTTATTAAAATTTCTTTTAACAAAGGGTTTAGCAAGATATTCGACTATTTAAAGCTTCATTGTACCTATTTTTGCTGCGTTTACATGCCAGGAAAGCGCTTTTTCTAAGTTATGTGGAGTTTGGGCATTTCCAGTCAAAGCAACTGCTTCGTTAAAATAATCCCAAAGCTGTTCCTTAAAATCAGGATGCACACAGTTTTCAATAATTAAAGGAACGCGTTCTTTAGGTGCTAAACCACGTAAATCTGCTACTCCTTGTTCAGTCACAATAACATGTACATCATGCTCTGTATGATCATGGTGGGCAACCATTGGCACGATTGAAGACAGCTTCCCGCCCTTTGCATACGACTTCGTCACGAAAATACTTAATCGCGAATTACGAGTAAAGTCACCTGAACCACCAATGCCGTTCATCATTTTTGTTCCGCCCACATGAGTTGAATTCACGTTTCCATATATATCAACTTCTAGTGCTGCATTAATAGCGATTAGGCCTAAACGGCGGATAACTTCTGGATGGTTCGAAATTTCTTGTGGACGTATGATGATCTTATCAGCATAGTTTTCTATGTTTCCATACACTTTTTTCTGTAATTCCTCTGAAATTGTAATAGAGGTACAAGATGCAAAGGATACCTTTCCGGCATCGATTAAGTTAAACACAGCATCTTGTAACACTTCTGAAAAAATGACTAAATCTTCAAACTCGGACTCTTTAAAACCTTCCAATACTGCATTTGCAACTGACCCAACTCCTGACTGCAAGGGTGCCAATTTATTAGTAAGGCGTCCGACATTAATTTCACTGCGAAGGAAATTTAATAGATGATTTGCCATTTCTTGTGTTTCATCGTCTGGTTCTACTATCAATGATGGTGCATCTTGTTCATTTGAAACAACAATGGCTTTGATTTTATCAGGATCAACCTTTATACCAATTTCTCCAATTCTATCGAGAGGACTAAGAACTGGAATTGGTTCTCTTTCACCCTGATTTTCAGGAACATATATATCATGCACACCAACTAATGACTCTGAGTGTGCCAAATTTAATTCGACGATAATGTTCTCTGCATATTTAGCAAAAATTGGAGAATTTCCAACAGATGTAGTTGGCACTATGAAACCTTCACTAGTAATGGCAGTTGCTTCAATAATGGCAAAATTGATTGGACCAATAATTCCTTGTCGAACTAATTCGGCATTGTGAGAAAGATGGGCATCCACATACAAAACTTCGCCTGTATTAATTAAGTTTCGAATCACTGGATCCCCTTGATATGGACCGCGTTTCCGAATTCCACCAGCTTGAGCTAATACTTGATCGACTTCAGGACCAAGAGAAGCACCTGTATAAACATCAATTTTTAATTGTTCATTCTTTGCCCGTTCTGCTAAAGCTAACGGCACTACTTTAGCATCACCAGCACGAGTAAAACCACTCATTCCAACAATAGCACCATTTGGGATAAATTCAGCAGCTTCTTCAGCTGAAACCACTTTGTTGACTAAACTACTAACGCCAATTCTTTTTACTACTGCTTCTTGCAAGTCATCTCCCCCAATTCTTATTCATAAAAAATTGCTAGATTCTCTCAACCATTTTATTTATGCTACTAGAATTAAAAATAGAACGATTGAAGGAGATAAATCATAATCAAGCTCTAGTTTACATAATAATATTATTGAATAAATAAAAGGCTTGCTAATAAACAAGCCTTAAATTGCAATCATTGTAATTCTATTTGTCCTGTTATGCCTACGCCTTGTAGACTTTGAGTAGCTAGTCGATCGGCTTCAGCATTTAATTTACGAGGAACGAGCTCAAATTCTGGTGTAATACCAAGCTCGTTTAATTTTTCATCTATTCGGTCTGCCCAGCTTGCAAGATCTTTTTCATAAGCTGGCCACTCGCCACTCATTTGGTTAATGACAACCTGTGAATCTCCAAGAAATTGAACAGTTTGATGATGTACATCTAACAAGTCCAACTCAACAATTGCTAGATGGAGTGCAGCATATTCGGCTTCATTGTTTGAGTTTAGTCCAGAGGCCGGGGCATTTCGTCTTAATCTAAAAGACTTTCCATTTTGTTCATAATATATCGCAATTCCTAAACCGGCATTACTCGTTTGAATATCATATCCTCCATCAAAATAGACGCGGACATTATGTGGTTCCGTATCGATTTCTTTAATATATTTTTTCAATTCTTTGGCCATCCATGTACTGTCATGTTGATCAATGAATTGTATTTTTTTGGCTCGACCCGTTTTCTCTAAATCCTCCCCAATAGTTAGTGCATGGGCTGGCGGCATTTCGTCTGAACGGAATACTGTTTCGACACCATTTTTTGATTTATATATCCATTCAATAGTAATTTTCATTGAAGCCCCTCCTCAAATCCTACTTACTGTTATTATGACCATTAGTTCGATTATTTTTCAATCACTAAGTATTTATGACAAAACGGATTGATTTCATCATATAAATTGTTAAATTATTATAAAAAAACGCCTTCGATTCGAGGCGTTTAAAAGTTAATATTATTCGTCCTGTTTTGCTGTATTCACAAAAGAATCGACTTGTGATTTTAATTCATCAACTAAATCTCTTATTGCCTGTTTTTGTTCGTCGGTTAAATTAGTCTTTGCACTTGCAAGATTAACGTTGTTTTTTCGAAATACTTCACTTACAAGTAGGTCAACAACCTTGTTCGGAATTGCCTTCGGTATCTCACTCATTTTATCACTCCTTTTCGAAATGGTTCATTTCTAACAGTATATGCAAACCACATACGAAACGAATGGTTTTTGTATTTTTGTACATCGAATCAATCCTATTAATTGGCTTTTATCATACAAAACTCCAAATGGATTATAAGTAAAAAATAATATTTGAAAAGAATATTCCACGCAACTTATGGGTTTCAATAACGTTGCGTGGAATACTTTTTATAAAGTGTAAAGGACTACAATTTAATATCTAGATCCTATAACACATCTAATTTAGCTACAATTGCAACTAGGATTTGAAGAAGTGCTTGAATATTTACAGCCACGTCAGTATCAGTCGTTTTAACCTTCACGTTTTTGCTGCCTTCAATAATTGTTTTTTGTCTGTTACTCTGTTTTGTTTTCATAAATTGTTTCAAATCTTGAGATACGTTTTTCCCTTGCTCATTATCACCAATTGTTACACTGATAACAGCAACAATAGCTGCTTGAATAGCTAGTTGTAGAGATAGCGCAACCTGTGTATCAGTAGTCGTTACTTCAACACATTCCGAATCCTTTACAATAATCCATTCGTTAGATTCCTGCTTCGTTATTTGTTTTTGAACAGCTTCTTGCTCGACATCTGCGCTGTCATTATTGTGGTCATCACAATGATCTAGAGCTCTCCACTTCGTTTCCGCCATTTTTTTCCCCCCTTTTTTCATTAAACTTAAAGTACATCGATTCTTACTACTAATGTAAGTAGTACATCCAATAAAGCTTGAATGTTAACCGATAAATCAGTATCTGTTGTGTGAATATCAACATCTTTACTGTTTTCAACATAAATTCTTTGTTTGTTTGATTGCTCGTCATCAAATTTTTGCAAGACTTCTTGTGCTACTGCGCGGCCTTGTTCTGAATCTCCTAGAGAAATGCTAATTACTAGAGCGATTGCTAGCTGTAATCCTACTTGAAGAGAAGCTGCAGCTTGAGTATCAGTCGTTCTTACATTAACGTTGCAAGAATCCTTAATCCAAATTAATTCATCTGATTCTTGATCCATTTTAGAAATTTGATCAAACTCTTGGTCAACAAAAGCATCCTCATCAAACTTCTTTCTTCTAGATCTCACCGGTCTTTCCATAGCCATTAATGATTCTTCTTCCATGGCCAAAACGCTTTCCTCCTCCTCCATTGATTCCCAAGGAGTATGGCAATGCTTGCAATATGTTTTTTTCCTAGAGTTTTTAGTATCACACTCTGTACAATTCCAACGTCCCATTTATTTCTCCTCCTTTCCTGGTAGATTCAAGCTGCAACCTATTCAACAACTTGACATTAATAGAATATGGATAATTAAACACTCGGTATAGTTGAATATCATTATTATGAAAATTTTATATAAAGTAAAAATAGCCTATTTTTATAAAACCGAGAAGAGAAACAAAAATTAGTAGGCTACAAGAATAAATTCACCAGGATAGATATGTATTACTATAGATTTAATAACAAGGGCTAACTTCTTATTCTTGATACAGATCTGAATATTTCTAAATTTCTTCACATTTACAGTTCTTTCTGCTGGGTGGTATGATTTTCTATACCCACCTCTCGAAAAGAAATTATTCTGTTAAAGTCATAAAATTGAATGATACAGTGATCTAAATTGATAAATACGCAGAAACTATTGTGGATGATTTAGTGGATGAATAAAAGCATCGCCCTTCCCTCAAGACCAACAATATCTTGGATGCTGAAGAAATAGCTTGGAGCTCAACTATTTAGAAAATACTGAAGTAATGTGGGGAAGGTCGGTTGGTTCCGGCAATAGAAGAAGCGAAGAATTTTGAACTTACACAGAAAGAAAAAGAACAAGTAGTATTATAACAAAGATTGATTAGAGTCTTATAAACTATTAGCGGATGAAATTTTGGCTCAATAATTTTATAGTCACGATAGGAGAAATACTTAAGTGAATGAAGACCATTATGAAGAATTGCTACATATAAATACGCAAGGAAATAAAAGTGATATCAATCATTCGATACACTATCATCCATACGAACCTACTCCATACTCGGCGTTAGAAGAATTGTTCAAACATTATGAAGTGCAGCCAAATAATCACGTTGT is drawn from Lysinibacillus sp. SGAir0095 and contains these coding sequences:
- a CDS encoding MBL fold metallo-hydrolase, translating into MIKYQTNHVTIFQSVLFKTTSLVIRTEDCIIVVDPTLLPEEVVEIRQHVDRWKEDKPIYLIFTHSDWDHILGYGAFQDSIIIASEAFNKREDTEEILNQIQQFDDQYYLDRNYPILYPPVDIPITEDGQELEIGKTKLTFYKAEGHTNDGIFVVVEPVGVWVAGDYLSDVEFPFIYDSSEKYEQTIAKTDKILGSHDIKLLVPGHGTATDIKEEIIFRKVLSYRYIQELRNAVSDNLDHQFLIQGYKYRQDQINSHNENVTLIKKELEIKKN
- a CDS encoding methyl-accepting chemotaxis protein, encoding MKFKNSLTFQLGTIIAGILVVMILITSVATYKTAYDKLYDAAGIEAYGCANITTGLIDPIEIVKAIAGDVGSQANIGEQLNWTTAHKEIFENQYIVDLDGNLIAVDDNLKAQGFKPGDAFEYDKAAVSMLLEMKHPTYSEAYEFAGIERLTGYAPIYEDHDPSKEIIAISAIDFNAEIVTERTWGVVSGGILLSLIPMLLATIVTAFLIRRKTKPISLLINQSKEITEGNLTVEPTAVKSNDEIGDLANTLNIMTYKLQNMIATMTATSHQITGNANETASSLSEINDSMQVVSNNIDEVSSAMTDGMHHADNASNALSKLAEDLQTMKSKADSTVENSHKTMQVASKGEERAKEIRLDMEKIRTGSQVVSNTIQQLVNSAEKIKHITISIAGIASQTNLLALNASIEAARAGEHGKGFAVVAEEVRKLAEQSNTEVKEVEKLIKDIMERIGNVLVSSQENEKYIEKGSQTVQSTTDALHSIYTAVSETVSEITTMSELLSTETAKSDEIVQRIQELAHSIHEIENTMNNIAAASEESSASIQEISNRSIESKQMAEELENYVKTFKVK
- a CDS encoding translation factor GTPase family protein → MYKTIGVLAHVDAGKTTFSEQVLYHTNSIKERGRVDHQDAFLDNHSIEQKRGITIFAEQGRIQFKRDTYTLIDTPGHVDFSPEMERAIRVMDYAILIISAVDGIEGHTETVWNLLRQYHVPTFIFINKIDREGANIQEVMQAIQKDLSEDAILIDKQMTPEYISENVLEWIAERNEVLLEQYMEGKIDYSLFFESFLSMISDERAFVCMAGSALRDVGVKEFFDQISLLTPTIFDNSLPFKGQVFKIRHDEKNQRITFIKALQGSLTVRDELLFGEITEKVTEVRLYNGNRFESVQQVAAGEIFAVKGLNHPQIGDVIGNEVIVQEEFELVPTLQAKVVYKGSEHIKEILRYFRILDAEEPTLKVVWSEKFQEINVHVMGVIQLEVLIEVTKERFGIDVLFEDPKILYMETIQNSCIGYGHFEPLKHYAEVHLKMEPTPRGSGIQFKNECHADDLSVGHQRLIEKHLFEREHHGLLTGYPVTDIRFTLLIGRAHNKHTEGGDFREATYRALRQGLEQAQNVLLEPYYRFKMKASLEYIGRMLTDIQQASGQFDKPITTEDQVTVTGKVPVSTFMNYSTIYAAYTNGKGVLSLQYCGYDSCHNAEEVIEQIDYDKDADPEYTSTSIFCAKGKGYSVPWHKAEEAMHCLK
- a CDS encoding succinate CoA transferase; the encoded protein is MQEAVVKRIGVSSLVNKVVSAEEAAEFIPNGAIVGMSGFTRAGDAKVVPLALAERAKNEQLKIDVYTGASLGPEVDQVLAQAGGIRKRGPYQGDPVIRNLINTGEVLYVDAHLSHNAELVRQGIIGPINFAIIEATAITSEGFIVPTTSVGNSPIFAKYAENIIVELNLAHSESLVGVHDIYVPENQGEREPIPVLSPLDRIGEIGIKVDPDKIKAIVVSNEQDAPSLIVEPDDETQEMANHLLNFLRSEINVGRLTNKLAPLQSGVGSVANAVLEGFKESEFEDLVIFSEVLQDAVFNLIDAGKVSFASCTSITISEELQKKVYGNIENYADKIIIRPQEISNHPEVIRRLGLIAINAALEVDIYGNVNSTHVGGTKMMNGIGGSGDFTRNSRLSIFVTKSYAKGGKLSSIVPMVAHHDHTEHDVHVIVTEQGVADLRGLAPKERVPLIIENCVHPDFKEQLWDYFNEAVALTGNAQTPHNLEKALSWHVNAAKIGTMKL
- a CDS encoding reverse transcriptase-like protein, whose amino-acid sequence is MKITIEWIYKSKNGVETVFRSDEMPPAHALTIGEDLEKTGRAKKIQFIDQHDSTWMAKELKKYIKEIDTEPHNVRVYFDGGYDIQTSNAGLGIAIYYEQNGKSFRLRRNAPASGLNSNNEAEYAALHLAIVELDLLDVHHQTVQFLGDSQVVINQMSGEWPAYEKDLASWADRIDEKLNELGITPEFELVPRKLNAEADRLATQSLQGVGITGQIELQ
- a CDS encoding spore coat protein, translated to MSEIPKAIPNKVVDLLVSEVFRKNNVNLASAKTNLTDEQKQAIRDLVDELKSQVDSFVNTAKQDE
- a CDS encoding spore coat protein; its protein translation is MAETKWRALDHCDDHNNDSADVEQEAVQKQITKQESNEWIIVKDSECVEVTTTDTQVALSLQLAIQAAIVAVISVTIGDNEQGKNVSQDLKQFMKTKQSNRQKTIIEGSKNVKVKTTDTDVAVNIQALLQILVAIVAKLDVL
- a CDS encoding spore coat protein, encoding MGRWNCTECDTKNSRKKTYCKHCHTPWESMEEEESVLAMEEESLMAMERPVRSRRKKFDEDAFVDQEFDQISKMDQESDELIWIKDSCNVNVRTTDTQAAASLQVGLQLAIALVISISLGDSEQGRAVAQEVLQKFDDEQSNKQRIYVENSKDVDIHTTDTDLSVNIQALLDVLLTLVVRIDVL